A portion of the Sphaerochaeta pleomorpha str. Grapes genome contains these proteins:
- a CDS encoding helix-turn-helix domain-containing protein yields MAIIIRLDRVMADRKMSLNELSQKVGITLSNLSNLKNEKVSAVRLQTMNAICEALSCQPGDLFEFVPDGKPPA; encoded by the coding sequence ATGGCTATAATCATACGCCTGGACAGGGTAATGGCAGACAGGAAGATGAGCTTGAACGAATTGTCCCAAAAGGTTGGGATTACCCTTTCAAACCTTTCGAACCTCAAGAATGAAAAAGTCAGTGCAGTCCGGTTGCAGACTATGAATGCAATCTGCGAAGCGCTCTCCTGCCAGCCAGGGGACTTGTTCGAGTTTGTTCCCGATGGAAAGCCCCCGGCCTAA
- the thrC gene encoding threonine synthase, with protein MNFVSTRKKSPAVSASEAILQGLAPDGGLYIPETFPSLENLRINEISSYPELAFEVLYPFFETDILKDDLAEICIEAFNFPVPLVQVKDKQTILELYHGPTAAFKDFGARFLACAMEKLLEKQERKLTILVATSGDTGGAVAAAFANRKGIEVKVLFPKGRVSKRQKQQLTCWGGNIKAYEVDGSFDDCQKMVKDAFMDTELKETWGLSSANSINLGRLLPQSVYYVYAAHLFSQSFGIKPTFIIPSGNVGNSCGAYWAFSMGAPIERIALAVNANKTIPDYLEEGEYKPRSSVATLANAMDVGSPSNMERLFALYGDIETFRRQVSAWSVDDETIKQTIKEVYDENGYILCPHTATAERVRRDHFADKGTIVVSTAHPAKFEAVVEPLIGKEVPVPENLAALFDKKSEYKSVGCNYKELFVD; from the coding sequence ATGAATTTTGTATCTACGAGAAAGAAATCACCAGCTGTCAGTGCAAGTGAAGCAATATTGCAGGGACTTGCCCCAGATGGAGGACTCTATATTCCGGAAACGTTTCCCTCCTTGGAAAACCTGAGGATCAATGAAATTTCATCGTATCCTGAGCTTGCCTTTGAAGTACTCTATCCCTTTTTCGAAACCGATATACTCAAAGATGATCTTGCAGAGATTTGTATCGAGGCCTTCAATTTTCCTGTCCCGCTTGTTCAGGTAAAGGACAAACAGACCATTTTGGAGCTCTACCATGGACCTACGGCAGCTTTCAAAGACTTTGGTGCCCGTTTCCTTGCCTGTGCCATGGAAAAACTGCTGGAGAAGCAGGAAAGAAAACTTACCATTTTGGTTGCAACCAGCGGGGATACCGGTGGGGCTGTTGCCGCGGCCTTTGCCAACCGCAAGGGAATCGAGGTAAAAGTCCTGTTCCCCAAAGGAAGGGTGAGCAAACGGCAGAAACAGCAATTGACCTGCTGGGGTGGGAATATCAAGGCCTATGAAGTAGACGGTTCCTTTGATGACTGCCAGAAAATGGTCAAGGACGCTTTTATGGATACCGAGCTCAAAGAAACCTGGGGCCTGAGCAGTGCCAATAGCATCAATTTGGGGAGATTGCTTCCCCAGAGTGTCTATTATGTCTATGCTGCGCACCTGTTCTCCCAGAGCTTTGGAATAAAGCCGACCTTCATCATTCCCAGCGGAAACGTAGGGAACAGTTGCGGTGCCTACTGGGCTTTTTCCATGGGAGCCCCGATAGAACGCATCGCGCTTGCAGTGAATGCAAACAAGACCATCCCCGATTATCTTGAAGAAGGTGAATATAAGCCAAGGAGCAGTGTGGCAACCCTTGCCAACGCTATGGATGTAGGATCCCCTAGCAATATGGAACGGCTTTTCGCCCTGTATGGTGACATCGAGACGTTCCGCAGGCAAGTCAGTGCCTGGTCGGTCGATGACGAGACCATCAAGCAGACAATCAAAGAAGTGTATGACGAAAACGGGTATATCCTGTGTCCCCATACCGCTACAGCCGAGCGGGTGAGGCGAGACCACTTTGCCGACAAAGGGACGATTGTTGTCTCTACCGCTCATCCTGCAAAGTTTGAAGCTGTAGTCGAACCCCTTATTGGCAAAGAGGTTCCCGTCCCCGAGAACCTTGCTGCCTTGTTCGACAAAAAGAGTGAATACAAATCAGTGGGCTGTAATTACAAAGAACTTTTTGTTGACTGA
- a CDS encoding VOC family protein, with the protein MKFCWSTLTVSDMATSLSFYKEIVGLEIDNQMQVGNGTQIVFLGKGETKVELICHGGKKETDMGKDISLGFEVPSLDKQLALVQEKGIAVTSGPFQPNPFIRFFYVSDPDGLSIQFVEQLR; encoded by the coding sequence ATGAAATTCTGTTGGAGCACACTTACCGTTAGCGATATGGCAACCTCACTTTCGTTTTATAAAGAGATAGTGGGATTGGAGATTGACAATCAAATGCAAGTAGGCAACGGTACACAAATTGTCTTTCTGGGCAAAGGAGAAACCAAGGTTGAATTGATTTGCCATGGGGGAAAGAAAGAGACCGATATGGGTAAAGATATCTCCCTCGGCTTTGAAGTACCTTCGCTCGACAAACAATTGGCCTTGGTGCAGGAAAAGGGTATCGCAGTAACGTCAGGCCCTTTCCAACCTAATCCCTTCATACGCTTTTTCTATGTCAGTGACCCTGATGGCCTGTCCATCCAGTTTGTCGAACAACTTCGCTAA
- the rpmB gene encoding 50S ribosomal protein L28, with the protein MARRCEICGKGTVAGNSVPRKGQAKKHGGVGQHIGVTTKRVFRPNLVTVKTLVNGTPRTIKICTRCLRSGRIEKIV; encoded by the coding sequence ATGGCTCGTAGATGTGAGATTTGCGGAAAAGGAACTGTTGCAGGAAATAGTGTTCCAAGAAAAGGTCAGGCCAAGAAGCACGGCGGCGTAGGCCAGCACATTGGCGTAACCACAAAACGCGTATTCCGCCCGAATCTCGTGACGGTCAAGACTTTGGTTAACGGGACTCCCCGTACCATCAAGATTTGTACCCGTTGCCTGAGGAGCGGACGTATCGAGAAAATCGTATAA
- a CDS encoding DUF2975 domain-containing protein: METQVPKRTKQFGIITAIFFWIAAVAVLATTFILLFPSLGFWAIDQIQGEGFSLALNQPLERNAPLVIASLIAMFSTLGILFLIYKIANSLKKETPFTLANAKRLKVMALLLLVATYCKQLVVYLIASGLQGQGISGRFTLLPSNLIIVLVLFLLSGIFHYGCILQDEYDRTI; this comes from the coding sequence ATGGAAACACAAGTCCCAAAGCGTACAAAACAATTTGGAATCATAACTGCCATCTTTTTCTGGATTGCCGCTGTAGCTGTGCTTGCTACAACCTTCATTCTGCTTTTCCCCTCACTGGGATTTTGGGCTATCGACCAGATCCAGGGAGAAGGTTTTTCCCTTGCACTGAACCAACCCCTCGAACGAAATGCTCCCTTGGTCATTGCAAGCCTTATTGCCATGTTCTCGACACTTGGTATCCTGTTTCTGATATATAAGATTGCAAATTCCCTTAAAAAAGAAACACCATTCACTCTTGCAAATGCAAAGCGACTAAAGGTAATGGCTCTCTTGTTACTGGTTGCGACCTACTGCAAACAACTGGTCGTGTACCTCATTGCCTCAGGACTGCAGGGACAAGGAATCTCGGGCCGCTTTACCCTGCTTCCCTCGAACCTGATCATTGTCTTGGTCCTGTTCCTGCTTTCCGGCATTTTTCACTATGGTTGCATACTCCAAGATGAGTATGACAGGACAATCTGA
- a CDS encoding UDP-glucose--hexose-1-phosphate uridylyltransferase — protein MDIQSDTHNRYNPLLGEWVKISPHRTKRPWNGQVEKQPVEVRPTYDASCYLCPKNARSKGQVNPDYADTFVFQNDFSSLLETTESGSLDEGPNGLLRAKSEKGICKVICFSPRHDLTLAKMAINEIEKVLTVWAEQYKELGEKPFINHVQIFENREAIMGCSNPHPHSQIWAEEIIPDIPARELENQRTYFETHNTAMLLEYAQYEKQKNERVFASNDDFIAVVPFWAVWPYEALILPLQRGITDIGTLTNGEKTNLASLMKEVGIRYDNLFETSFPYSMGIHQKPTDGKDYPGCIMHIHYFPPLLRSATVKKFMVGYEMLAMPQRDITAEGAAKTLCSVSPIHYTEKE, from the coding sequence GTGGATATACAGTCAGATACGCACAACCGTTACAACCCATTGCTTGGCGAATGGGTGAAAATCTCGCCCCACAGGACAAAGCGACCATGGAACGGCCAAGTGGAGAAACAGCCTGTCGAGGTAAGGCCTACCTACGATGCATCGTGTTATCTTTGCCCGAAAAATGCACGCTCAAAAGGACAGGTCAACCCAGACTATGCAGATACCTTTGTATTCCAGAATGATTTCTCTTCCTTGCTTGAAACCACCGAAAGCGGAAGCCTCGATGAAGGGCCCAACGGGTTACTTCGGGCGAAGAGCGAAAAAGGCATCTGCAAGGTAATCTGTTTCTCACCCCGGCATGATTTGACACTGGCAAAGATGGCAATCAATGAAATTGAGAAAGTGCTCACTGTCTGGGCAGAACAGTATAAGGAACTGGGAGAAAAACCGTTTATCAACCATGTCCAGATCTTTGAGAACAGAGAGGCTATCATGGGGTGCTCGAATCCCCATCCCCACTCCCAGATCTGGGCCGAGGAGATTATCCCTGATATTCCTGCCCGTGAACTGGAAAACCAGAGAACCTATTTTGAAACACACAATACGGCCATGCTTCTTGAATATGCCCAATATGAAAAGCAGAAGAACGAACGGGTATTCGCCAGCAATGATGATTTCATCGCGGTAGTACCGTTCTGGGCAGTTTGGCCTTATGAAGCGCTCATCCTTCCGCTACAAAGGGGCATTACGGACATCGGCACCTTGACCAATGGGGAAAAAACCAACCTAGCTTCACTTATGAAGGAAGTGGGTATACGCTACGACAATCTGTTCGAAACCAGTTTTCCCTATTCCATGGGAATTCACCAGAAACCGACTGATGGCAAAGACTATCCAGGCTGTATTATGCATATTCATTACTTTCCACCACTACTTCGCTCTGCCACAGTCAAGAAATTCATGGTAGGATATGAGATGTTGGCAATGCCACAAAGGGATATTACCGCCGAAGGGGCTGCAAAGACCCTTTGTAGTGTCAGTCCCATCCATTACACAGAAAAAGAGTAG
- the thrA gene encoding bifunctional aspartate kinase/homoserine dehydrogenase I: protein MNDIRVHAVDASNLVSKEGCEKLVEIYRSYSEHHQVFVLSPVRDSQLEIGSLLLLARHHDERLWSMLEKRFSVWTELVDRLLARLAGEKVLQRIKEGFANIEDLLRAVWLVEDISSGSKNYIDMVVSSWVADVLCHYVTALKITSNLLDYQFALRETGVKQDCLFVSGLLPQAENFSPSDGIAEYAASMLAASLQAKGLTFWNDMALLRNADVLEVPSAKIIRSLSYAEATELSFFGAPLIHPQALLPAIEASIDVQLRWWADIEAEGTVISKQGDGMSPNRVKGFSIIHDVALINVEGAGMSGVIGIASRLFTAMREASISVILISQASSEYSICFAVPEKQMRLAVETAKVAFAHELGDHMIQSIDGEIGCAILAAVGKQMTGQAGVAGKFFSSLGKAGVNVRAIAQGSSETNISVVIKGSDSKKALRALHAGFFLSKQALSVGLFGPGNIGGTLLDQIASETVRLKEQFGLDIHIRGIANSRKMLLDEEGIDLSRWKERFENEAVDLKMEDFINHIGATYFPHSLLVDCTTSSQLAEKYVSWLERGIHIITPNKKAGTTNYTYYRSLLDTCLRTGRRFLYETTVGAGLPVICTLKDLVQTGDRVHRIEGIVSGTLAWLFNQYDGNVPFSSLVRKAKEMGYTEPDPRDDLSGMDVGRKTVILARELGYAVEVSDIPIESLVPIQLQDASLSEFMSRLEELDEPMLKLFREAEGRGEKLRYVGCVDEQGHCSASLKSFVADHPFAQATGTDNVICYTTDRYFSQPLVIKGPGAGRDVTAGGVFSDILRLAAYLGARI from the coding sequence GTGAATGATATAAGAGTACATGCCGTAGATGCCTCGAATCTGGTCTCAAAGGAAGGGTGCGAGAAACTGGTGGAAATCTATCGTTCCTATTCGGAACACCACCAGGTGTTTGTCCTTTCCCCAGTCAGGGACAGCCAATTGGAAATAGGTTCTCTTCTATTATTGGCCCGACACCACGATGAACGGCTCTGGTCCATGCTGGAAAAACGGTTTTCTGTCTGGACAGAACTTGTGGACCGGCTCCTAGCCCGTCTTGCCGGCGAGAAAGTGCTGCAACGCATAAAAGAAGGTTTTGCCAATATCGAGGATTTGTTACGCGCCGTCTGGCTCGTCGAGGACATTTCCTCAGGTTCAAAGAATTATATCGACATGGTAGTGAGCTCTTGGGTAGCAGATGTGCTCTGCCATTACGTCACCGCCTTGAAAATTACCTCAAACTTACTTGATTATCAGTTTGCCTTGAGGGAAACGGGAGTGAAGCAGGATTGTCTCTTTGTTTCGGGACTGCTTCCCCAGGCTGAAAATTTCTCACCCTCTGATGGGATAGCCGAATATGCTGCCTCAATGCTGGCAGCTTCCTTGCAGGCAAAAGGCCTGACCTTCTGGAACGACATGGCGTTATTGCGTAATGCCGATGTCCTGGAGGTACCTTCGGCAAAGATAATCCGCTCGCTTTCCTATGCCGAGGCAACAGAACTATCCTTTTTTGGAGCTCCCCTTATCCATCCGCAGGCCTTGCTTCCCGCAATCGAAGCTTCCATCGACGTACAGTTGCGTTGGTGGGCTGATATAGAGGCAGAAGGTACGGTCATATCCAAGCAGGGTGACGGGATGTCCCCTAACCGGGTGAAAGGCTTCAGTATCATCCATGATGTAGCCCTTATCAACGTAGAGGGTGCCGGTATGAGCGGGGTCATTGGCATTGCAAGCAGACTCTTTACTGCAATGCGTGAAGCCTCCATTTCAGTAATACTCATCAGCCAGGCATCCAGTGAATATTCTATTTGCTTTGCTGTCCCCGAAAAACAAATGCGACTTGCCGTAGAGACGGCAAAGGTAGCTTTTGCCCATGAACTGGGTGACCATATGATACAGAGCATAGACGGGGAAATCGGGTGTGCCATCCTGGCCGCTGTTGGAAAACAGATGACCGGGCAAGCTGGTGTTGCAGGCAAGTTTTTCTCCTCCTTGGGTAAGGCTGGGGTAAATGTCCGTGCCATTGCCCAAGGATCGAGTGAAACCAACATCAGTGTAGTGATCAAAGGTTCTGACTCGAAGAAGGCTCTGCGGGCATTGCATGCCGGCTTCTTCCTTTCCAAGCAAGCCCTTTCGGTTGGGCTGTTTGGCCCTGGAAACATTGGCGGCACGCTGCTTGACCAGATTGCCAGCGAAACAGTTCGCCTAAAGGAGCAGTTCGGACTCGATATCCATATCAGAGGTATAGCCAATTCAAGAAAAATGCTTCTTGATGAGGAAGGCATAGACCTTTCGCGGTGGAAAGAGCGGTTTGAAAACGAAGCGGTAGACTTGAAAATGGAAGATTTCATCAACCATATCGGTGCTACCTATTTTCCCCATTCTTTACTGGTCGATTGTACAACCAGCAGCCAGTTGGCTGAGAAGTACGTCAGCTGGCTTGAACGTGGCATTCACATTATTACACCGAACAAGAAGGCTGGCACCACCAACTATACGTACTATCGTAGCCTTCTCGATACTTGTCTGAGAACCGGTCGCCGTTTTTTATACGAGACGACTGTAGGGGCGGGGCTCCCGGTTATCTGTACCCTCAAGGACCTTGTACAGACCGGCGACCGTGTGCACCGCATCGAGGGAATTGTCAGTGGTACCCTTGCCTGGCTGTTTAACCAGTATGACGGGAATGTCCCTTTCAGCTCGCTTGTCAGAAAAGCCAAGGAAATGGGGTACACCGAACCAGACCCCCGGGACGATCTTTCGGGAATGGATGTCGGTCGCAAGACCGTGATATTGGCCAGGGAACTTGGCTATGCGGTGGAAGTATCTGATATCCCTATCGAAAGCCTGGTTCCTATCCAATTGCAAGACGCTTCGCTGTCAGAATTTATGTCCAGACTCGAGGAGTTGGACGAGCCCATGCTCAAACTGTTCAGAGAAGCAGAGGGCAGGGGAGAAAAACTGCGCTATGTCGGTTGTGTCGATGAACAGGGACATTGTTCTGCATCGTTGAAAAGTTTCGTCGCAGATCATCCCTTTGCCCAGGCGACTGGAACCGACAATGTAATCTGCTATACGACCGATCGATATTTTTCCCAACCCTTGGTTATCAAGGGGCCGGGGGCCGGCCGCGATGTAACAGCCGGGGGTGTGTTTTCTGACATTTTACGTTTGGCCGCCTATCTTGGCGCCAGAATCTGA
- a CDS encoding galactokinase has product MANPQTIKNGALHSVYPFLYGFDFDETDMDNRFASLLETHAALFSKTDAKLFSTAGRSELGGNHTDHNLGKVIAATINLDTIAAVSPRNDTKVVLISEGYPAVEVDLSNLGKVSSEENTTQALVRGIGAAFSKRGLSIGGWEANTTSRVLKGSGLSSSAAIEILCGTIFNHLYNEDVLTPVELAIIGKFSENEYFGKPSGLMDQIACANGGIVGIDFRDGDNPVVVPVPFSFSQHGYALAIVDTGGNHADLTPEYAAVPKEMRLVAAQFGKENLRQISKEEFEAKLPQLRATLNNDRALLRAIHFYSENERVSSMVTALQKNDFPSYLALVKASGESSFCFLQNLYPASNPKEQGLSLAIALTRNILGEQYVARVHGGGFAGTIQAYVPLNKIQSYTKSMETVFGKGSVTAICIRQKPTCCIAE; this is encoded by the coding sequence ATGGCAAATCCTCAAACTATCAAAAATGGCGCGTTGCACTCTGTATATCCCTTTTTATACGGATTCGATTTCGATGAAACCGATATGGACAACCGTTTTGCTTCCCTTTTGGAAACCCATGCCGCTTTGTTCTCCAAGACTGATGCCAAGCTCTTCAGCACAGCTGGAAGAAGCGAACTCGGGGGGAACCATACCGACCACAACCTTGGCAAAGTGATAGCCGCTACGATCAATCTCGATACCATTGCGGCAGTCTCGCCTCGAAATGATACAAAGGTTGTCTTGATCAGCGAAGGTTACCCTGCAGTAGAGGTGGACCTTTCCAACCTTGGGAAAGTAAGCAGCGAAGAGAACACGACGCAGGCTTTAGTCCGCGGCATCGGTGCAGCATTCTCCAAGCGCGGCCTTTCCATCGGGGGCTGGGAAGCCAATACGACCAGCAGGGTTCTCAAAGGTTCAGGGCTTTCTTCGAGCGCTGCAATCGAAATCCTGTGCGGAACTATTTTCAACCATCTGTACAATGAGGACGTACTCACTCCAGTAGAGCTTGCAATAATCGGGAAATTCAGCGAAAACGAATATTTCGGCAAGCCTTCCGGACTTATGGACCAGATTGCCTGTGCCAACGGGGGGATTGTCGGTATTGACTTCAGGGACGGTGACAACCCGGTTGTCGTCCCGGTCCCCTTCTCATTCAGCCAACATGGCTATGCCCTGGCAATCGTCGATACTGGGGGAAACCATGCAGACCTTACCCCCGAGTACGCCGCGGTTCCCAAGGAAATGCGTCTTGTCGCAGCCCAGTTTGGTAAAGAGAACCTGCGTCAGATCTCCAAGGAAGAATTTGAGGCTAAATTACCCCAATTGCGGGCAACCCTCAATAATGACAGGGCTTTGCTGAGGGCAATTCATTTCTACAGTGAAAACGAGCGGGTTTCCTCCATGGTTACCGCTTTGCAGAAGAATGATTTCCCTTCCTATCTCGCCTTGGTCAAAGCAAGCGGGGAAAGCTCTTTCTGCTTTTTACAGAACCTGTACCCGGCATCAAACCCCAAAGAACAGGGGTTGAGCCTGGCTATTGCCCTGACAAGGAATATTCTCGGGGAACAATACGTTGCCCGTGTCCATGGCGGAGGATTCGCCGGGACCATTCAGGCCTATGTCCCCCTGAATAAGATACAAAGCTATACCAAATCCATGGAAACTGTCTTTGGAAAGGGAAGTGTCACCGCTATTTGCATCAGGCAAAAACCAACCTGTTGCATCGCAGAATAA
- a CDS encoding LacI family DNA-binding transcriptional regulator: MTPTRNQVAEKAKVSSATVSRVFNKSGSVSPQLRDAVLAAAKELGYTPNKAAGMLRRRGTGVIAFVEIKKGARPYYWGNLSSFDWFFGRALRGIQEAVKESSWQLRFYSVSSKQELVALCNQCDGILAYDVDTIAEAQLFEGLPIPYVLAHHLEDYHDQHCIYTDNVLGGKLQGKFLQERGCVSPLYITGYTDSVMAHKHRLEGFLSVFPKAEILNSEVGSEHAIDGILSFVKEKVSRKEIDSIAAVNDLTLFELLLKMPCSLPSVGYDASPFYRLFSGPVASVDIQSGELYKVACRQLVSVLNGGEVKRLSIEPKLVLLGKQRDYV, encoded by the coding sequence ATGACTCCAACGAGAAACCAAGTAGCCGAGAAAGCCAAGGTCAGTTCAGCCACGGTATCGAGGGTATTCAATAAAAGTGGCAGCGTATCGCCTCAGCTTCGCGATGCCGTACTTGCAGCTGCAAAAGAGCTTGGCTACACTCCGAACAAAGCCGCCGGAATGCTCAGAAGAAGGGGGACAGGGGTTATTGCCTTTGTCGAGATCAAAAAAGGGGCAAGACCCTATTACTGGGGAAACCTGAGTAGTTTTGACTGGTTTTTCGGCAGGGCCCTGCGTGGAATCCAGGAGGCGGTTAAGGAATCTTCCTGGCAACTGCGGTTTTATTCGGTTTCCTCAAAACAGGAATTGGTTGCCCTTTGCAACCAATGTGATGGGATCTTGGCATATGATGTAGATACAATTGCCGAAGCGCAACTGTTTGAAGGCCTTCCCATTCCCTATGTCCTGGCGCACCATCTGGAGGACTATCATGACCAGCATTGCATCTATACCGACAACGTGCTCGGGGGAAAGTTGCAGGGGAAATTCTTACAGGAGAGGGGCTGTGTATCCCCGCTGTATATTACCGGGTATACTGACAGTGTCATGGCGCACAAACATCGACTTGAAGGGTTCCTTTCAGTCTTTCCAAAAGCGGAAATACTGAATAGCGAGGTTGGAAGTGAACACGCCATCGATGGTATTCTTTCCTTTGTAAAAGAAAAGGTAAGCCGTAAGGAAATCGATTCCATTGCTGCGGTAAATGACCTTACCTTGTTTGAGTTGCTGTTGAAAATGCCTTGTTCCCTGCCAAGTGTTGGCTATGATGCATCTCCGTTCTACCGGTTGTTTTCAGGGCCTGTGGCCAGTGTAGATATCCAAAGCGGAGAGTTGTATAAGGTTGCCTGCAGGCAATTGGTTTCTGTACTCAACGGGGGGGAAGTGAAACGACTTTCCATCGAGCCGAAGCTAGTGTTGCTAGGGAAGCAAAGAGATTACGTATAA
- a CDS encoding endonuclease III domain-containing protein → MTEKQQKTLAIFEILDNLYPQTIRFLNQTDPFRFMISVVLSAQTTDKTVNQVVVRLFEEYPTVESLAQASLPQVENIIHPTGFYRMKAKNIVACAQALVGKEIPSNIEELVKLPGVGRKTANCVIGEVFHRPAIIVDTHFGRVVYRLGLVSSKDPDKTEKEISLLLADTLHYRFSMAANLFGRTTCHAKKPSCPICPLVSLCPSADAFLQGSSKV, encoded by the coding sequence ATGACTGAAAAGCAACAAAAGACACTCGCTATATTTGAAATATTGGACAATCTGTACCCGCAAACGATACGTTTCCTCAATCAGACTGACCCGTTTCGTTTTATGATAAGCGTAGTCCTCTCCGCCCAGACGACTGACAAGACGGTTAACCAGGTTGTAGTGCGTCTGTTTGAAGAATACCCAACGGTTGAGAGCCTTGCGCAGGCATCCTTGCCACAGGTTGAAAACATTATTCACCCTACGGGTTTTTACAGGATGAAGGCAAAGAATATTGTAGCCTGTGCCCAGGCACTGGTTGGCAAAGAGATTCCTTCAAATATTGAAGAGTTGGTCAAACTTCCGGGAGTGGGGCGAAAGACTGCAAATTGTGTAATCGGTGAGGTGTTTCACCGACCTGCCATCATTGTAGATACGCATTTCGGCAGGGTAGTCTACAGGCTCGGCCTTGTATCAAGCAAAGACCCTGATAAAACTGAAAAAGAAATCAGTTTGTTGCTTGCTGATACCTTGCACTATCGCTTCTCGATGGCGGCAAACCTGTTTGGACGCACTACCTGCCATGCGAAGAAACCCAGTTGCCCGATCTGCCCGCTTGTCAGCCTTTGTCCTTCTGCAGATGCTTTTCTGCAAGGATCCTCCAAAGTGTAA
- a CDS encoding Rossmann-like domain-containing protein gives MDVNQQIFDFFAPEAKNSVIDEIHLGLGYSAITLTDGRCGLCCTFLEHASSCSVNKNPLDYEQQNALMLLQEILSDNLLDRTMAIALVNALNASFAAVCPDDPKTLEKDLHLAKGSKVAMVGYFEPIVRQLGKNGIEVVAYDIGKKIGSEKEFYCWAKNHAEALILTATSVITNSTESVFEHLEGKEIPTVLMGPSTIMQPKIYKDLPISMLSGTVPVDLPNTLKAIRNGRGTPVLHKYARTIRLLLG, from the coding sequence ATGGATGTAAACCAGCAGATATTTGATTTCTTTGCACCAGAAGCAAAAAATTCGGTCATTGATGAAATCCATCTCGGGCTTGGTTACAGTGCCATTACCCTCACCGATGGCCGATGCGGCCTTTGTTGCACATTCCTTGAACATGCCAGCTCCTGTTCCGTGAATAAAAATCCTCTCGATTACGAGCAGCAGAATGCCCTGATGCTGTTGCAAGAAATACTATCGGATAATCTTTTAGATAGAACCATGGCAATTGCGTTGGTAAATGCGTTGAATGCTTCGTTTGCTGCAGTGTGCCCGGATGACCCAAAGACCTTGGAGAAAGATTTGCATCTTGCAAAGGGAAGCAAAGTTGCCATGGTCGGATATTTTGAACCAATCGTACGGCAACTGGGAAAGAATGGAATCGAGGTGGTTGCCTATGATATCGGAAAGAAAATAGGGAGTGAGAAAGAATTCTATTGCTGGGCAAAGAACCATGCGGAGGCACTTATCCTCACAGCCACGAGTGTCATTACAAACAGTACTGAGTCTGTTTTCGAACACTTGGAAGGAAAAGAAATCCCCACGGTCCTTATGGGACCTTCCACGATTATGCAGCCCAAAATCTACAAAGACCTGCCGATCAGCATGCTCTCAGGCACAGTCCCTGTCGACCTTCCCAATACCCTCAAGGCTATCAGAAACGGGAGGGGGACCCCTGTGCTCCACAAGTATGCAAGAACAATCCGGTTGCTGTTGGGCTAA